One window from the genome of Bacteroidota bacterium encodes:
- a CDS encoding SRPBCC domain-containing protein: MERKTKINAEDGKQYLVITREFDLPLDLLFKAYEDPEIVEQWMGTNVLKLENKKHGGYLFETKDQNGNVVFRANGAIHEFIPENLIVRTFEMENTPFPVQLEFLEFESLSGDKSKLTMQIVYRSPENRDQMLKLPFAQGINMAHDRLQEVVSKLK, encoded by the coding sequence ATGGAACGCAAAACCAAAATAAATGCAGAAGACGGTAAACAGTATCTTGTCATCACGCGGGAATTTGATCTTCCTTTAGATCTGCTTTTTAAAGCCTATGAAGATCCTGAAATTGTTGAGCAATGGATGGGTACAAATGTGTTGAAACTCGAAAATAAAAAACACGGCGGATACCTTTTTGAAACTAAAGATCAAAATGGAAATGTCGTCTTTCGTGCCAATGGTGCAATACATGAATTTATTCCGGAGAACCTGATCGTTCGGACTTTTGAAATGGAAAACACACCATTTCCTGTTCAACTGGAATTCTTAGAGTTCGAAAGTCTTTCGGGCGACAAAAGCAAACTTACAATGCAAATTGTCTATCGCTCTCCTGAAAACAGAGATCAAATGCTTAAATTACCATTCGCTCAAGGAATAAACATGGCCCATGATCGATTACAGGAAGTTGTTAGTAAACTAAAATAA
- a CDS encoding winged helix-turn-helix transcriptional regulator, with amino-acid sequence MNLRRDVFQAIADPTRRAILLLVASQAMTAGAIASNFDTARPTVSKHLQILAECELLHQTQNGREIYFHLNAQKMKDVADFIEPVRNMWDDRFNKLEAVMKKYKSKK; translated from the coding sequence ATGAATTTACGAAGAGATGTCTTTCAGGCGATCGCTGATCCTACGCGGCGGGCGATCTTACTTCTGGTCGCTTCGCAGGCCATGACTGCCGGAGCAATTGCCTCAAACTTTGACACTGCCCGGCCTACTGTTTCCAAACATTTGCAGATCCTTGCTGAATGCGAATTATTACATCAAACTCAGAATGGAAGAGAAATATATTTTCATCTAAATGCGCAAAAAATGAAAGATGTTGCAGATTTTATAGAACCGGTCCGCAATATGTGGGATGATCGGTTCAATAAACTTGAAGCCGTTATGAAAAAATACAAATCGAAAAAATAA
- a CDS encoding TlpA family protein disulfide reductase: MKALLIYFICSSLLFSDGSSLLDNSVPVFTGVTLGNKNVDASYFKGKVTLINFWSLGCRPCLQEMPFLAQLDTIFPDSAFQILSIAPHSRERLVAYNSDLPSQYSGFRKACGAKIIMYDVLPECEVTIRFPTDDDEHLTLSHDSDEISKLFNVDMYPTTFVVDKSGIIRYVRSGYPMESSDSLYKMQVITEIASLLK; encoded by the coding sequence ATGAAAGCTCTTCTTATTTATTTTATTTGCTCTTCGCTTCTATTCAGTGACGGATCTTCACTGCTGGACAATTCCGTCCCTGTCTTTACAGGTGTAACTCTCGGAAATAAAAATGTTGATGCTTCTTATTTCAAGGGAAAGGTAACACTTATTAATTTCTGGTCCCTTGGCTGCCGGCCATGTCTTCAAGAAATGCCATTCTTAGCACAACTTGATACTATTTTTCCTGATAGTGCTTTTCAGATATTGTCTATCGCTCCGCATTCAAGAGAAAGATTAGTTGCATACAATTCTGATCTACCTTCGCAATATTCCGGGTTTCGTAAAGCATGTGGAGCGAAAATAATTATGTACGATGTATTACCTGAATGTGAGGTAACAATAAGATTTCCCACCGATGATGATGAACACCTGACTCTCTCTCATGACTCCGATGAAATTTCCAAATTGTTCAACGTAGACATGTACCCGACAACTTTTGTAGTTGACAAGTCCGGTATTATCAGATATGTTCGTAGCGGCTATCCGATGGAATCAAGTGATTCTCTCTACAAAATGCAAGTAATAACGGAGATTGCATCCTTGTTGAAATGA
- a CDS encoding GNAT family N-acetyltransferase: MEINLTQTTLDDLKLLFHFQLDKEARHLAAFTNKDSKDERAYVERYSKYLTDPSINMLTIKVNNNVVGSISKFVMENEPEITYWIDRKFWGRGIASNALKEFLKIETIRPIHARVAFDNLGSQKVLEKCGFVKIGKDKGFANERQSEIEEYIYILSEDSL; the protein is encoded by the coding sequence ATGGAAATAAATCTAACACAGACTACATTAGATGATCTGAAACTATTGTTTCATTTTCAACTTGACAAAGAAGCCAGACACCTCGCTGCTTTTACTAATAAAGACTCAAAAGACGAAAGAGCATATGTTGAACGGTATTCAAAATATCTTACCGATCCTTCCATTAATATGCTCACAATAAAAGTTAATAATAATGTTGTCGGAAGTATTTCCAAATTTGTAATGGAAAACGAACCGGAAATTACTTATTGGATCGATAGAAAATTCTGGGGCCGGGGAATTGCTTCAAATGCGCTTAAAGAATTTTTAAAGATCGAAACCATAAGACCGATCCATGCGCGCGTAGCCTTTGATAATTTAGGTTCACAAAAGGTTCTGGAAAAATGTGGTTTTGTTAAAATCGGTAAAGACAAAGGATTTGCAAATGAACGACAATCTGAGATCGAGGAATATATTTATATACTATCTGAAGATTCCTTATAA
- a CDS encoding T9SS type A sorting domain-containing protein, whose translation MARRLNNGNYLAVGTAYDNPSISNGSGLIACYNSSGTLLWSQLYVGPEWTTGFMEFTELQDGSILLAGTSSQVAVPGLRTLITKVDSVGNVIWCKTSVLGSRIIDYGYEFSDGFLYMVGNYEWSGLDIRPATTKFNSNGDVLWTRIHPEYDYINDVVYGSSNDFSILGGKLGFNNTRTFCSTDTALTQSCALYDTAYTFVNTTMTTLPTSPVSVTPVTSASSLTRVNFSAVNYVKIDVCSQTGIAEGALEKLTISLYPNPASEMIAIDISLNDFKPEMTINVFNNLGKTIKQFQLGSPNSILDLKGWDSGVYFYIINDKYNVLKTGRFIID comes from the coding sequence ATGGCTCGTCGTCTGAACAATGGAAACTATCTTGCTGTTGGTACAGCCTATGACAATCCATCAATATCTAACGGTTCAGGACTTATTGCATGTTACAATTCTTCGGGTACACTTCTATGGAGTCAACTATATGTGGGACCTGAATGGACAACAGGGTTTATGGAATTTACCGAACTTCAGGATGGTTCAATTCTTCTTGCAGGAACATCATCACAAGTTGCCGTACCGGGTTTAAGAACTTTGATCACGAAAGTAGATTCTGTCGGTAATGTAATCTGGTGCAAAACCAGCGTACTTGGTTCTCGAATTATAGATTACGGTTATGAATTTTCGGATGGCTTTCTTTACATGGTAGGAAACTACGAATGGTCCGGATTAGACATTAGACCCGCAACTACAAAATTTAATTCAAATGGCGATGTTTTATGGACAAGAATTCACCCTGAATACGATTACATAAATGATGTAGTTTATGGTTCATCAAATGATTTTTCAATATTGGGTGGTAAACTCGGATTTAATAATACAAGAACATTTTGTAGTACAGATACTGCCTTGACTCAATCGTGTGCATTATACGATACTGCATACACTTTTGTCAATACAACTATGACAACACTTCCAACTTCTCCTGTTTCTGTTACTCCGGTAACATCGGCATCGAGCCTGACACGAGTGAACTTCTCAGCAGTGAATTATGTGAAAATTGATGTTTGTTCACAAACAGGAATAGCCGAAGGTGCTCTGGAAAAACTTACCATTTCATTGTATCCCAATCCGGCTTCTGAAATGATTGCAATAGATATTTCGCTTAATGATTTTAAACCGGAAATGACAATTAATGTTTTTAATAATTTAGGTAAAACAATTAAACAATTTCAACTTGGTTCACCAAATTCAATTCTGGATTTAAAAGGTTGGGATTCGGGAGTGTATTTTTATATTATAAATGATAAATACAATGTTTTGAAAACAGGTAGATTTATTATTGATTAA
- a CDS encoding SRPBCC family protein: MPTIELKIEIKSNIERCFDLARSIDFHQISTAGTNEKAIGGRAKGLINFGETVTWEATHFGIRQKLTSKITAFERPFHFRDEQQKGIFKFIVHDHYFEQANDRVIMKDVFSFQSPFGILGKVFDKLILKNYLKKFLVERNNLIKEYAETTKWKTVITNNR; the protein is encoded by the coding sequence ATGCCAACTATCGAACTAAAAATTGAAATCAAAAGCAACATCGAAAGATGTTTTGATTTAGCACGAAGCATCGACTTTCATCAGATTTCTACTGCCGGAACAAATGAAAAAGCAATTGGTGGGCGGGCAAAAGGTTTAATAAATTTTGGTGAAACTGTTACCTGGGAAGCTACTCATTTTGGTATACGTCAGAAATTAACTTCAAAAATAACTGCCTTTGAAAGGCCATTTCATTTCAGGGATGAACAGCAGAAGGGAATTTTTAAGTTCATTGTTCACGACCATTATTTTGAACAAGCTAATGACAGAGTAATAATGAAAGATGTTTTTAGCTTTCAATCTCCTTTTGGTATCCTAGGCAAGGTTTTCGATAAACTTATCCTCAAAAACTATCTTAAAAAGTTTCTTGTCGAAAGAAATAATTTAATTAAGGAATATGCAGAGACAACAAAGTGGAAAACTGTTATTACTAATAATCGGTAA
- a CDS encoding energy transducer TonB, with the protein MKNIKLTLLLLLVSTILFSQDSVKHFVAYNSLSGNKVPGSDIKSNLSFGVRGAYKNPVTKAKLNSATKLDDICEGYPANWLNNYVSTEIVSTSNGKKVKASGLNGTLTSEQKKIVSSVDLGAEVLIDVKYKSQNSATDKTEIRTMSFSVTVVPDVEANFKGGKVQMKQYMKEKVIDNIPSNITSSLRQAMVKFTVNEEGEIINARVSESTGDQDIDRLMLEGLNKMPKWIPAKNSSGEKVKQDFEFVMANEGC; encoded by the coding sequence ATGAAAAATATCAAATTAACTCTTCTGTTGCTATTAGTGAGCACGATTCTGTTTTCTCAAGACTCTGTCAAACACTTTGTAGCTTATAATTCTCTATCAGGAAACAAAGTTCCGGGATCAGACATTAAATCGAATCTCTCCTTTGGGGTCCGTGGCGCATATAAAAATCCTGTAACAAAAGCAAAACTGAATTCTGCTACGAAACTGGACGACATATGTGAAGGTTATCCTGCAAATTGGTTGAATAATTATGTGTCTACAGAAATAGTTTCTACGAGTAATGGAAAAAAGGTGAAAGCATCCGGTTTGAATGGAACACTGACTTCTGAACAAAAGAAAATTGTTTCTTCAGTGGATCTTGGTGCAGAAGTGCTCATTGATGTGAAATACAAATCACAAAATTCCGCAACCGATAAAACTGAAATTCGCACCATGAGCTTTTCCGTTACAGTAGTACCTGATGTAGAAGCAAATTTCAAAGGTGGAAAAGTTCAGATGAAACAATACATGAAAGAGAAAGTTATAGATAATATTCCATCCAATATTACTTCATCTTTGAGACAAGCGATGGTTAAGTTTACAGTGAATGAAGAAGGGGAAATAATTAATGCCCGTGTTTCAGAATCGACCGGCGATCAGGACATCGATCGATTAATGCTTGAAGGTCTAAATAAAATGCCAAAGTGGATTCCGGCAAAAAACTCATCGGGTGAAAAAGTGAAACAGGATTTTGAGTTTGTGATGGCGAATGAAGGGTGTTGA
- a CDS encoding ATP-binding protein → MKGEVALNLKAENVFIQGDKTHLTNAISNLIDNSIKYSKGQPKIVIQTFNSGQNIIITISDNGIGIEKEYQKKVFEKFFRVPTGNVHDVKGFGLGLAYIKKIVELHNGTIVLQSEPGRGTTFAITLPNA, encoded by the coding sequence TTGAAAGGAGAAGTAGCTTTAAATCTGAAAGCTGAAAATGTTTTTATTCAAGGAGATAAAACTCATCTTACAAATGCTATAAGTAATCTGATCGATAATTCGATCAAATATTCAAAAGGACAACCGAAGATTGTTATTCAAACATTTAACAGTGGACAAAATATTATCATAACCATTTCCGATAACGGAATTGGTATAGAGAAGGAATACCAGAAAAAAGTGTTCGAGAAATTCTTCAGAGTGCCAACAGGAAATGTGCATGATGTGAAAGGGTTCGGGCTCGGTCTGGCCTACATAAAAAAGATCGTTGAATTACACAATGGAACAATTGTACTACAGAGTGAACCGGGCAGAGGAACAACGTTTGCCATAACTTTACCAAATGCCTAA
- a CDS encoding T9SS type A sorting domain-containing protein: MLKQIFGFLFILLATTNIQSQDIRGSEIKYSNPTNQTCNFEISLYVQSGMGIDRDTLMFENTIVPGISTQLSNNITLWKYSYQHAFAGNGTHQIYYPDSFRISSISNIMNSESEIIFPSIRLMMNPYIGSNSSPVFLNKQTEIYRLGNTIIHEPFAFDAEGDSLVFSLAPATSSNYTFPTGISIDSQTGKVELPYSSNIYAINIRIDEFRNGVSVSSTNREMLIDGNALINTISENSNSVKFDLFPNPVYQLLNVKTEANIDDDFQIFDDLGRIVSSGKINGGEAQIDLSLIAQGVYFFIVSQQENICRVRFVKI, encoded by the coding sequence ATGCTAAAACAAATATTTGGGTTTCTATTTATTCTTTTAGCCACAACAAATATTCAGTCTCAGGATATTCGTGGTTCCGAAATAAAGTACAGCAATCCCACCAATCAAACATGTAATTTTGAGATCAGTTTATATGTACAATCCGGGATGGGCATTGATCGCGATACGTTGATGTTTGAAAATACGATCGTGCCAGGAATTTCTACTCAACTCTCAAATAATATTACACTCTGGAAATATTCTTACCAGCATGCATTTGCGGGAAATGGAACACATCAGATTTACTACCCTGACAGTTTCAGAATTTCGTCAATTAGTAATATCATGAATTCAGAATCAGAAATTATTTTTCCTTCAATAAGATTAATGATGAATCCGTATATCGGTTCAAATTCAAGTCCGGTTTTTCTGAATAAACAGACTGAAATTTACAGATTAGGTAACACTATAATTCATGAACCGTTTGCTTTTGACGCAGAGGGCGACAGTTTGGTATTCAGCCTGGCTCCTGCTACATCTTCAAATTACACTTTTCCGACAGGGATCTCTATTGATAGTCAAACCGGAAAAGTAGAGCTTCCATACTCAAGTAATATTTATGCTATAAATATTCGGATTGATGAATTCCGGAATGGAGTGAGCGTTTCTTCAACCAACCGCGAAATGTTGATTGATGGAAATGCCCTTATAAATACAATTTCTGAAAATAGTAACTCCGTTAAATTTGACCTTTTTCCAAATCCTGTCTATCAATTGCTGAATGTGAAAACTGAAGCAAATATTGATGATGACTTTCAGATTTTCGATGATTTAGGTAGAATTGTATCGTCCGGAAAAATCAATGGTGGAGAAGCACAAATTGATCTTTCCCTTATTGCCCAAGGAGTGTATTTTTTTATCGTTTCCCAACAAGAAAACATATGCCGCGTTCGTTTTGTGAAAATCTAA
- a CDS encoding energy transducer TonB — MKNHVTTEDQGIQLINSGNFESANSFLTKEISSNESNASAYFQRGVANFAMSDTLEACRDWSAVLALGDTAMFNLLESKCHSSMIIENDTIPAKKYKKMWGREDANAASKLVVDEMPQFPGGQEKLAEYIFTNTPKHTNGKHGTVYVDFLISPKGKILFPYVKRGIGKEYDSEALKLIRSMPAWKPGKEKGKAVYVRSAVPVRF, encoded by the coding sequence TTGAAAAATCATGTAACCACAGAAGACCAGGGAATACAATTAATTAATTCCGGAAATTTTGAAAGCGCAAATAGTTTTCTGACGAAAGAAATTTCTTCCAATGAATCCAATGCATCGGCATATTTTCAAAGAGGTGTTGCAAATTTTGCAATGAGTGATACACTGGAGGCTTGTCGTGACTGGAGTGCAGTGCTTGCCCTTGGCGATACTGCAATGTTCAATTTACTCGAAAGTAAATGCCATAGTTCAATGATCATAGAGAACGATACTATCCCTGCAAAAAAATATAAGAAGATGTGGGGAAGGGAAGATGCCAATGCAGCATCAAAACTTGTTGTAGATGAGATGCCACAGTTTCCGGGAGGACAAGAAAAGCTTGCAGAATATATTTTTACGAATACTCCTAAACATACTAATGGAAAACATGGTACAGTGTATGTAGATTTTCTGATCAGTCCAAAAGGCAAAATTCTTTTTCCGTATGTGAAGAGAGGAATTGGGAAAGAGTATGATTCGGAAGCTCTCAAATTAATTCGCTCAATGCCAGCATGGAAACCGGGTAAAGAAAAGGGTAAAGCTGTTTATGTGAGAAGTGCTGTGCCGGTGCGTTTCTGA
- a CDS encoding T9SS type A sorting domain-containing protein, producing the protein MDQEHILILITFVDSMGCNTSSVQNITVDICTGVLNIISDASIALYPNPADSKINIDLNSDDKINSLELYNSSGAIVYRKTNSEIKSLKHFEIDLSLISPGVYLLRLYSENGIINKKLMVE; encoded by the coding sequence AGGAACATATTCTGATTCTTATTACATTTGTAGATTCAATGGGATGCAACACAAGTTCTGTTCAAAACATAACTGTTGATATCTGTACAGGTGTTTTGAATATTATTTCTGATGCATCAATCGCTTTGTATCCAAATCCTGCGGATTCAAAAATAAATATTGATTTGAATTCAGATGATAAAATTAATTCGTTGGAATTATATAATTCATCCGGAGCAATAGTTTACAGAAAAACGAATTCTGAAATAAAATCACTAAAACATTTTGAAATTGACCTAAGTTTAATTTCTCCGGGAGTTTATTTATTAAGATTATATTCTGAGAATGGAATCATCAATAAAAAACTGATGGTAGAGTAA